The DNA segment AGCGGCGTTGGACGGCGGCCGGTTCGTCATCGAGCTGTGCGAGCCGCGATCCGACGGAGATATGGCGCCGGGCCTCGAGCTGAGCGCCAGCCGCAGCCAACGGATGGCGGCGGAGCGGGCCCGGGATTCGGGCAACGCGGTGCTGTCGGGGCTGCTGTACTTCAGCCCCGAAGCGGGGCGCAAAGAAGCGGTGACGCTCTTCCTTCCCGTGTATGCGGGGATGGACGCCCCGACGACTCCGGCGGAGCGGCGGCAGCGCCTGCGCGGTTGGGTCTCCGCGGGAATCCTGCTGCGGCCCCTCGTGGACGACCTGCTCCGCGGGGAGGACGGCGCCCTGGCGTTCGAGATCGTGGACACGTTTCCGGCGGCCGGCCCCCGACGGCTGGCGACCGGCGGCGAGTGGCCGGAAGGAACGGCGCCTTCGCAGATCCGCACCCTGGATGCGGGAGGCCGCGCCTGGCAACTGCGCTACGCCATTCGGCCGGGCTTCTACCACACCGAAGGGCGCAACCAGCCGCTGCTGATCCTGGTAGGGGGACTGATCCTCACCTTCTCCCTCACCACGATGGTGTGGTCCCTGGCGGGAACCCGGGTCCGGGCGCTGGGGCTGGCGCAGGGCATGAACGCCTCCCTGTCCGAGGCCCTTCAGCGGACCCGCAGCCACATGGCCTTCACGCCCCTCGCCGTGATCGAGACGGACGCCGCGTTCCGGATCCGCGAATGGAACCCGGCGGCGAAACGGATCTTCGGCTACGGGCGGGAAGCGGCCCTGGGGCGGGATCCGCGGTTCCTGGTCCCCCCCGAGCTTCAGTCCGAGGTGGCCGCGCGCCGCGAGGCGCTCCTGACCGGGGCGGCGGGGCTGCGCCTCACCATGGAGAACGTGACGCGGACGGGCCAGCGGATCCTGTGCGACTGGTACAACACGGCCCTGCGGGACGGCGACGGCCGCCTGCTCGGGGCCATCTTCATGGCGGACGACATCACCGAGCGCCGCCGCGCCGAGAGCGTCCTGCAGCAGACCCAGAAGCTGGAGAGCCTGGGCGTCCTGGCGGGGGGCATCGCCCACGACTTCAACAACCTGCTGACGGCGATCCTGGGCAACACGGAGATGGCCCTGGAGTTCGCCCGCGGCCACCTGGACCTCCAGGCCGCCCTCCACCGCATCGAGTCCACCACCCAGCGCGGCTCCGACCTGGCCCGGCAGCTCCTGGCCTACGCGGGCAAAGCGCACTTCGCGGTGAAGCCCCTGGACCTCAACGCCGTCATCGCCGAAATGGGCGATCTGCTGGCGGTGTCCATCTCCAAGAAGGTGACCCTTCTCCGGGACCTCCAGCCGGGCCTGCCGCCGGTGGAAGCGGACGCCGCCCAGTTCCAGCAGGTGGTGATGAACCTGGTGATCAACGCCTCCGAGGCCATCGGGGACCGGCCGGGGACGGTCACGGTCCGCACGCGGGCCGAGGAATGGGCGGCGTGGCGGCTGGCGGCGGAATTCCCGGGCCAGGTGCTGGAACCGGGCCTGTTCGTGCGGATGGAGGTGGAGGACGACGGGGCCGGCATGGACGCCGAGACCATCGGTCGGATTTTCGATCCCTTCTTCACCACCAAATTCACCGGCCGGGGCCTGGGGCTGTCGGCCATGCTCGGGATCGTGCGCGGCCACAAGGCGGGGCTCCACGTGGCGAGCGTCCAGGGCAAGGGAACCACGTTCACCCTCCTGTTCCCCGCGGGGGAAACCACCGTGCTGCTCCCCTCGCCCGAGCCCGCGCCCCAGCCCAAGGTCACGGGGACGGTGCTGGTGGTGGACGACGAGGGGCTCCTCCGCGATCTGGCCCGCATGGCGCTGGAGGGCGCGGGTTTCCGGGTGGAGGAGGCCCGCGACGGAGCGGAGGCCGTGGAAGCGGTGGGCCGCCGCCCGGCCGCCTTCGACGCGGTGCTCCTGGACATGACCATGCCGCGGATGGGCGGCGCGGAGGCCTTCCAGAGGATCCGGGCGCTGGCGCCGGCGATGCGGGTCCTCCTCACCAGCGGCTACACCCAGGCCGACTCCCTCGAATCGCTCGAAGGGCTGTCCCCGGACGGGTTCCTGCAGAAGCCCTTCCGGATGGGCGAACTGGTGGAAAAGATGCGGGAACTGCTGGTGGCGCCCCCCCGCCGAGGGATGCCCGAATAATCCAGGCGACATCCTGGTGACGCCATCTAAGTCCTTGCGATTCCAGCCTTCTGTGGCGTGGATCACAAGTGTTTCCGGTTAGGTTTTTAGACACAGAATTCCCCCAATCCCCATCGCATGCTGAACGATCCGGAGGCATCCCATGCCCGATACGGCTACCAACCTG comes from the Geothrix sp. 21YS21S-4 genome and includes:
- a CDS encoding CHASE domain-containing protein, yielding MGPVAFFPMPLPFPSPAFPSRPPRGPLWLALGVLAVGLAATLLAWNGARLRRIEGDRGRLARFVGRTEWGLRNRLGRYEDILRGAQGILALDRDDPTPEEWKAYVDRLDLPGRHPGLASLAFVRPIPERGVEAFLRARPRLKGRLGRPVADPLPPGEAALDGGRFVIELCEPRSDGDMAPGLELSASRSQRMAAERARDSGNAVLSGLLYFSPEAGRKEAVTLFLPVYAGMDAPTTPAERRQRLRGWVSAGILLRPLVDDLLRGEDGALAFEIVDTFPAAGPRRLATGGEWPEGTAPSQIRTLDAGGRAWQLRYAIRPGFYHTEGRNQPLLILVGGLILTFSLTTMVWSLAGTRVRALGLAQGMNASLSEALQRTRSHMAFTPLAVIETDAAFRIREWNPAAKRIFGYGREAALGRDPRFLVPPELQSEVAARREALLTGAAGLRLTMENVTRTGQRILCDWYNTALRDGDGRLLGAIFMADDITERRRAESVLQQTQKLESLGVLAGGIAHDFNNLLTAILGNTEMALEFARGHLDLQAALHRIESTTQRGSDLARQLLAYAGKAHFAVKPLDLNAVIAEMGDLLAVSISKKVTLLRDLQPGLPPVEADAAQFQQVVMNLVINASEAIGDRPGTVTVRTRAEEWAAWRLAAEFPGQVLEPGLFVRMEVEDDGAGMDAETIGRIFDPFFTTKFTGRGLGLSAMLGIVRGHKAGLHVASVQGKGTTFTLLFPAGETTVLLPSPEPAPQPKVTGTVLVVDDEGLLRDLARMALEGAGFRVEEARDGAEAVEAVGRRPAAFDAVLLDMTMPRMGGAEAFQRIRALAPAMRVLLTSGYTQADSLESLEGLSPDGFLQKPFRMGELVEKMRELLVAPPRRGMPE